Proteins from a genomic interval of Scophthalmus maximus strain ysfricsl-2021 chromosome 22, ASM2237912v1, whole genome shotgun sequence:
- the LOC118292393 gene encoding uncharacterized protein LOC118292393 isoform X1 translates to MDHISLSCQVCLSKYSKVSDFKKHVRSKEHRQKMEEIFQKEKFSVPGFFPSIVFINPNKYDMKTPKIGLSLLTLCFSPEEQTFFYLCHICEEKCSHDKILYHLSTGDHCSSYFNYTNPNVLIFSWMPTMDMRVILRHELTKKVKENGPDSLQVLDLPAKLMKKFDTCTYSEVMHTLRKNGDVLKLLEVNSPKRAMIQSYQKDSERKHPLLGMQHLVECICENPPEKRYYLCTLCKLTLATNMIIRHVLSFDHIFCYFKVWHPSTLLRKECYSYNKSFTTLMLNLAKQTEEIHGTATSDMKQVSLEPAEFTSVNFTCYAEALKKLESITKDKDGSSLVTDINPGKKLEFRSQLIKVSAEPAEPLHHKIRCQDCSITFENVSQYMQHVSQRKHKEIYFKRFFPQMLEKVFKAVFHGSEQRGSFKLSLGLYDYVQEGLKQNQPVIGVPLVVACVSSQVQAEAIYVCFACEDCFPESSLKQHFESQKHLIHTLLYRNPWRLPFAWKDDLNVKALKSMAWEEDNERGAKQMLLMVLDIPYHIFQSLTPPSYQQVMKRLELHHTLLKNGVPQCETYRKFQTPEQNERFPLLGKCFLVMHSVCVRRHQLTEMGFLCLLCQRKLSEGEFYAHVFSWEHVKMFLDRFHPGSLNSNTDTDTLLDLAKQAAHIHPIQSVQEIKLDKPIWEPCTYLKTTYILASAKRRHGGAKLEIAITPRKRLFPRETLKEMGKDSVRDESQNSWMMDGSENKNNQNSTDNENTPKQISVELGSETLNKCCVGSEENADKGAHKEVPTPSEPESEKTSGVFSKTSPGVGKNAAGETCQRIKEEKKDEIIEEINKERMEELVEIKNEIKEEENVVELTITKPILEKESCQNTDNGDGAETGKQNGKDVLTQLKSCTYKEKKRKGNSMSENLQEDTCSNGDVGRERANKRQRLDLKEDASCEESQNMPSGGLRGVMTIDEGESGKPSHKTANKYKVSPKKQNQQEAQLWQFIKKTSREPVIGLGALLECNCDRRDPIYLCQCCSLKLLESNIVSHVTGFYHQKMYLMGLKKIQLGNQVMSKIKHLAALTEQYEGYGEAQVVNLDEKTYKNISKQGFDSAIKTAKALQAQQEGRHEPTLTSALPCAQPMHSSVTAHAQLDHCGTDNTQVVEMDIDSEDSSSVTAPMSVMTETTCKTTEVLPESNADDKMTCIKVPDNANTCPTGSRSIEDASFCVTKGSNAAGLHSDSTRDNSEEQITPITTMEPLQMETSSKIVGTSQTAAASGSTATTPTKSTAASSSKCAQDSTKSNVLKPTDTTFNCTRPNTSGKTTKKYTAACSKLTQATSASRASISNLKCATLTKPLESTTGAASKNTATSCKTVPNSQTGSTIVPGATGRTLHSEMASKFTAAFQTTVTNAVADAEAQTSVKSENTDVSANTVHMKNAMHGNAYVAPHIQKSHPTAAPHLTTATSVMSEHKNPPTELSNTPTTKIKPKENPHKVGLNQLITVTCENRQQVYCQLCSVRLRRSSHPSSISHQYKYVEKMYPGCPTKQLEESKWEKIVANLAEVEKDVGIPKVQRIEVTNDVYEELAALPEDKAIEKLNTMRKQTDLQVPSSSTDGPAEALRPKFAFNSPCDVSSSDDGIYLSQTETPGLLTNNQQDQDNICIPALNSEMKSIVKDEAAQGWTNEGLEANVRTPEPIPAHSIRDADIAATIKQEKFDPDEEAQAHVEDTPIIRSPVQVDKPHGCADPLATDSEESAGSFAQTPHTSQETHENRQQQERSDPEIQDTEKTSPVLCSSSYPLSLAAVNTEQQNESTPSLKTEHVSTPEHSPPGPGQHNESPVLPSISAVTGEKSCSYLSRYLSVCGQDTETIIGLRSVWECRGISLSPFYLCESCKETLSTYDIQQHMLSPEHWAEYMLMDYPHFMDFWYYKDLRQEWKLTVLKGVAQRVSIRERHYKFEAQVILLGPELYERVQTAPFSEALQMVQNIRKEQEQSILCRPMSTAQQSNEQPEKPQIREESLPAEALRRGDNGAREKTETHHFGNETVMDGDLDGVERRTALSPLDVCNVPLKAGSLVSPAPGVGTCLVPQESCMELRPPVSLRHRPVKQEEVLSECESFHTVCPKSTQTLTLYVKDECTPTRKRPADASIETLVRHCTSNPQLERPLQDKNADGLRHSQPSPEPDPESSPDNAAVTSIPLSQNEKKTGPGSDNCSTSIVDFDALISLVKQVKSKINVSSCKSAPHNAETTTSRANTPSESVVERRPKNPPTTKSLKRMSTTAPAGQAPAGGTISPSVGTAVPSEVQHQTSVNAQNSFGNVSNLQARLTCVATNSNVGQASEPRGNTETDPTVFCLMPIKPIVSTRPDPTDQQIVRGFKRQDHSEVSRVIQDAHSSCTVETANPSNTLAASGAHGQYSQMAYLTNEYRGHLSSKTFAGYTTPGNPPAYTLGLYQQKGYAANGLYTGQLYQEQEARLRLQSFGHSLATPTPPGWQSQEMQQQQLQQQQQQQHLKQQEQQLQQQLQLQRQQQQEQQLQQQQQLQQQQRQQQQQRQQQQLQQQQLQQQQHQQYFSWTSATMAAPHGRVTNDGVYAGAAPFSVPGNNSQMPNNLNGYSTNRAVPTQTSNNITQNAYQVYIRPPTFYNPPYSQQ, encoded by the exons GTCTGTCTCAGCAAATACAGCAAGGTGTCTGATTTCAAGAAACATGTGCGCTCAAAGGAACATCGACAG aaaatggaagaaatctTCCAGAAAG AAAAGTTCAGTGTTCCTG GCTTCTTTCCCTCCATCGTTTTTATCAATCCAAACaaatatgacatgaaaacaCCCAAAATAG GCTTGTCTCTACTGACTCTATGTTTCAGTCCAGAAGAACAGACCTTTTTTTACCTGTGCCACATCTGTGAAGAAAAGTGTTCACATGACAAGATTTTATACCACCTCTCTACTGGTGACCATTGTAGCAGCTACTTT AACTACACCAACCCCAATGTACTGATTTTCTCCTGGATGCCCACCATGGACATGAGAGTCATTCTGAGGCATGAGCTCACAAAGAAAGTCAAGGAGAATGGGCCTGATTCACTACAG gtTTTGGATTTACCTGCAAAGTTAATGAAAAAGTTTGACACGTGTACCTACTCTGAAG TGATGCACACTCTCAGAAAAAATGGCGACGTTCTCAAGCTGCTTGAAG TTAACAGTCCAAAGAGGGCAATGATCCAATCATACCAAAAAGACAGCGAAAGAAAACATCCACTTCTtg GCATGCAGCACCTTGTTGAATGCATTTGTGAAAATCCGCCTGAGAAGAGATACTACCTCTGCACTCTCTGCAAACTAACTCTGGCCACAAACATGATCATCAGACATGTCCTGAGCTTTGACCACATCTTTTGTTACTTT AAAGTGTGGCACCCCTCTACTTTGCTGAGAAAGGAATGTTACAGTTACAACAAGTCCTTCACAACCTTGATGCTCAATCTAGCAAAGCAGACAGAAGAAATTCATGGAACCGCAACCTCTGATATGAAG CAAGTGAGCCTGGAGCCTGCTGAGTTCACATCAGTGAATTTCACTTGTTATGCAGAAG CCTTGAAGAAACTGGAATCCATCACAAAGGACAAGGACGGTAGCAGCTTGGTAACAGACATCAACCCAGGGAAAAAGCTGG AGTTTCGGTCACAGTTGATCAAAGTGTCAGCAGAGCCTGCAGAACCATTGCACCACAAAATACGCTGTCAg GACTGCAGCATAACCTTTGAGAATGTATCTCAATATATGCAACATgtgtcacagaggaaacacaaagag ATATATTTTAaacgttttttcccccagatGTTGGAGAAAGTCTTTAAAG cTGTTTTTCATGGTAGTGAACAAAGAG GATCTTTTAAATTGAGTCTGGGCTTATATGATTATGTCCAAGAGGGTTTGAAGCAAAATCAGCCAGTTATTG GTGTACCCCTGGTCGTGGCATGTGTGAGCTCTCAGGTTCAGGCAGAAGCTATTTATGTGTGCTTTGCTTGTGAGGACTGTTTCCCTGAGTCTTCTCTCAAGCAACACTTTGAAAGTCAAAAACATCTCATACACACATTG CTCTACCGGAATCCCTGGCGACTCCCTTTTGCCTGGAAGGACGATCTGAATGTGAAAGCCTTGAAGTCGATGGCGTGGGAAGAGGATAATGAAAGGGGAGCAAAGCAGATGTTGCTGATg GTTCTTGATATCCCATACCATATTTTTCAGAGCCTCACCCCACCTAGCTACCAGCAAG TGATGAAGAGACTTGAACTACACCACACTCTCTTAAAGAATGGAG TTCCACAGTGTGAAACATACAGGAAATTCCAAACTCCAGAACAAAATGAGAGATTTCCTCTACTTG GCAAATGTTTCCTGGtcatgcacagtgtgtgtgtaagaaggCATCAGCTCACAGAAATGGGAtttctgtgtttgctctgtcaGAGGAAGCTGTCTGAGGGTGAATTCTACGCTCATGTGTTCAGTTGGgaacatgttaaaatgtttctg gaccgCTTCCATCCAGGCTCGCTGAattcaaacactgacactgacacattaCTGGACTTGGCGAAACAGGCAGCACATATTCACCCCATTCAAAGTGTGCAG GAAATAAAGTTGGACAAGCCCATTTGGGAGCCGTGCACCTACCTcaaaa CAACATATATACTGGCATCTGCAAAAAGAAGACATGGGGGAGCAAAGCTTGAAATTGCCATTACACCTCGAAAGAGGCTGT TCCCCAGGGAAACTCTGAAAGAGATGGGCAAGGACAGTGTGAGAGATGAGAGTCAGAACAgctggatgatggatggatctGAAAACAAGAACAATCAAAATTCTACAGACAATGAGAACACCCCGAAACAGATTTCGGTAGAACTTGGCTCTGAAACCCTCAATAAATGCTGTGTAGGAAGTGAAGAAAATGCAGACAAGGGAGCCCACAAGGAAGTTCCTACTCCAAGTGAGCCAGAATCAGAGAAGACAAGTGGGGTGTTTTCAAAAACTAGTCCAGGTGTAGGAAAGAACGCAGCTGGGGAGACATGCCAGAGgataaaagaggagaaaaaggatgAGATAATTGAAGAGATTAACAAGGAGAGAATGGAGGAGTTGGTGGAGATAAAGAATGAgataaaggaggaagaaaatgtgGTCGAGCTTACAATTACAAAaccaattttggagaaagaaagcTGCCAGAACACAGACAACGGAGATGGAGCAgaaactggaaaacaaaacgGCAAAGATGTCTTGACACAGTTGAAGAGTTGCActtacaaagaaaagaaaagaaaaggaaacagcatGTCTGAAAATTTACAAGAGGACACATGTTCTAATGGGgatgtggggagagagagggcaaatAAAAGGCAGCGACTCGATTTGAAAGAAGATGCATCTTGTGAAGAATCCCAAAATATGCCAAGTGGTGGACTGAGGGGGGTGATGACCATCGACGAGGGAGAGAGTGGCAAGCCTAGTCACAAGACTGCCAACAAATATAAAG TGTCTCCTAAAAAGCAGAACCAACAAGAAGCTCAGCTGTGGCAGTTTATCAAGAAGACGAGCCGAGAGCCCGTGATcg GCTTAGGTGCACTTCTTGAATGCAATTGTGATCGACGTGACCCCATCTACCTCTGTCAGTGCTGCTCTCTGAAGCTCCTGGAAAGTAACATCGTCAGCCATGTTACTGGATTTTACCATCAGAAGATGTACCTAATG GGGTTAAAGAAAATCCAACTTGGGAACCAGGTGATGAGCAAGATCAAACATTTGGCTGCTTTGACTGAACAATATGAAGGATATGGAGAGGCTCAG GTTGTTAATCTGGATGAAAAGACTTACAAGAACATCTCAAAACAAGGCTTTGATTCAG CCATAAAGACTGCAAAGGCGCTTCAGGCTCAGCAGGAAGGCAGGCATGAACCCACTCTAACCTCAGCTTTGCCTTGTGCTCAACCTATGCACTCCTCAGTCACCGCTCACGCTCAACTTGATCACTGTGGGACTGATAACACCCAG gtGGTGGAGATGGATATTGATTCTGAAGACTCATCCTCAGTAACTGCACCCATGTCTGTAATGACTGAAACCACCTGCAAAACAACCGAAGTCCTTCCTGAATCAAATGCAGACGACAAAATGACATGCATCAAAGTTCCTGACAATGCTAACACCTGTCCGACTGGTTCCAGAAGTATTGAGGATGCAAGTTTTTGTGTGACAAAAGGTTCAAATGCTGCCGGTTTGCATTCTGATTCCACACGAGATAACTCTGAAGAGCAAATCACTCCAATCACAACTATGGAACCATTACAAATGGAAACCTCTTCCAAAATAGTGGGGACCtctcaaactgcagcagcttcgGGTTCTACTGCAACCACCCCCACCAAATCCACGGCTGCCAGTTCTTCCAAGTGTGCTCAAGACTCCACTAAATCAAATGTCTTGAAACCTACAGACACGACATTCAACTGTACTAGACCTAACACATCGGGAAAAACGACCAAAAAATATACAGCAGCCTGTTCTAAACTGACACAAGCCACCTCTGCTTCTAGAGCGAGCATATCCAACTTGAAATGCGCAACACTGACGAAACCATTGGAAAGCACAACTGGAGCTGCGTCCAAAAACACAGCGACCTCATGTAAAACTGTGCCCAACTCTCAAACAGGATCCACCATTGTGCCTGGAGCCACTGGTAGAACTTTGCATTCTGAAATGGCGTCAAAATTTACAGCTGCATTTCAAACTACAGTGACAAACGCAGTTGCTGATGCAGAGGCCCAAACATCAGTTAAATCTGAAAATACTGACGTCTCTGCCAACACTGTGCATATGAAGAATGCAATGCATGGAAATGCTTATGTTGCACCACATATTCAAAAGAGTCATCCAACAGCCGCTCCCCACCTGACCACAGCCACATCTGTCATGTCTGAACACAAGAATCCACCCACTGAGCTGTCAAATACCCCCACAACCAAGATTAAGCCAAAAGAAAACCCTCATAAAGTTG GCCTAAACCAGCTTATTACAGTGACTTGTGAAAATAGGCAGCAAGTCTACTGTCAGCTGTGTTCAGTCAGGTTGAGACGGTCAAGTCACCCCTCCAGCATTAGCCACCAGTATAAATATGTG GAAAAGATGTACCCAGGGTGCCCTAccaagcagctggaggagagtaAATGGGAGAAGATAGTTGCAAACTTGGCTGAGGTTGAGAAGGATGTAGGAATTCCGAAGGTCCAG AGAATTGAAGTGACGAATGACGTGTATGAAGAGCTGGCTGCTCTCCCGGAGGACAAAG CTATAGAAAAACTGAATACAATGCGAAAACAGACCGACCTGCAGGTTCCGTCATCCTCCACAGATGGTCCTGCAGAGGCTTTAAGGCCAAAATTTGCCTTCAACAGTCCATGTGACGTTTCAAGCTCAGATGATG gtaTTTAtttgtcacagactgaaacaccAGGACTTCTGACTAACAACCAACAAGATCAGGACAACATCTGTATACCAg CTCTTAATTCAGAAATGAAATCCATTGTGAAAGATGAAGCAGCTCAGGGTTGGACTAATGAAGGCCTAGAAGCTAATGTCCGGACTCCAGAGCCCATCCCTGCTCATAGCATTCGAGATGCAGACATAGCAG CCACTATCAAACAGGAAAAATTTGACCCAGATGAGGAGGCCCAGGCTCATGTTGAAGACACACCTATAATCCGGAGTCCTG TCCAAGTGGACAAACCTCATGGTTGTGCAGATCCTCTCGCCACTGACTCGGAAGAATCCGCAGGTAGCTTTGCCCAAACCCCTCATACAAGCCAAGAGACTCACGAGAATAGACAACAGCAAGAAAGAAGTGACCCAGAGATACAGGacacagaaaaaacatcacCTGTACTATGCTCCAGCTCATACCCGCTCTCCTTAGCTGCAGTGAACACCGAACAGCAGAACGAATCAACACCCAGCCTCAAAACAGAACATGTATCAACACCAGAACATTCACCACCAGGACCCGGGCAGCACAATGAATCACCAGTGCTCCCAAGCATTTCAGCAG tcaCAGGAGAGAAGAGTTGCAGCTATTTGTCCAGATACTTGAGCGTGTGTGGACAGGACACTGAAACAATCATAG GTCTACGCAGTGTGTGGGAGTGTCGAGGGATCTCTCTAAGCCCGTTCTACTTGTGTGAGAGCTGCAAGGAGACACTCTCCACCTATGACATCCAACAACACATGCTCAGTCCTGAACACTGGGCCGAATACATG TTGATGGACTATCCTCACTTCATGGACTTCTGGTACTATAAGGATCTTCGCCAAGAGTGGAAACTGACAGTTTTGAAGGGCGTTGCCCAGCGAGTCTCAATAAGGGAGCGCCATTACAAGTTCGAAGCTCAG GTTATCCTGCTGGGACCCGAGCTGTATGAACGTGTGCAGACGGCTCCATTCAGTGAAG CTTTACAAATGGTACAAAACATCAGGAAAGAACAGGAACAGAGCATTCTGTGTCGTCCCATGAGTACTGCACAACAAAGCA ATGAACAGCCTGAGAAACCGCAGATTCGAGAGGAATCTCTCCCAGCTGAGGCCCTTCGGAGAGGTGACAACg gagcaagagaaaaaacagaaacgcatcattttggaaatgaaaCTGTGATGGATGGAGATTTGGATGGGGTCGAACGTAGGACAGCCCTGAGTCCTCTGGATGTGTGTAATGTCCCCTTAAAGGCTGGTTCTCTTGTCTCTCCGGCCCCTGGTGTTGGCACGTGTCTCGTTCCCCAAGAGTCCTGCATGGAACTCAGACCACCAGTCTCTCTGCGCCACAGGCcggtgaaacaggaagaagtgCTCTCAGAATGCGAGTCTTTCCATACCGTTTGTCCTAAATCCACTCAAACCCTGACATTGTATGTCAAAGATGAATGCACTCCAACCAGAAAAAGGCCAGCTGATGCATCTATTGAAACACTGGTCAGACATTGCACCAGTAACCCCCAACTCGAGCGTCCTTTGCAAGACAAAAACGCAGACGGCTTACGGCACAGTCAGCCTAGCCCCGAACCAGATCCAGAGTCCTCTCCTGATAATGCTGCCGTAACCTCTATCCCTTTGTcccaaaatgagaaaaaaacaggacctGGATCAGACAACTGCAGCACATCCATTGTAGACTTTGACGCCTTAATAAGTCTTGTGAAACAAGTAAAATCTAAGATAAATGTGTCCTCTTGTAAGTCAGCTCCACATAATGCTGAGACCACTACCTCTCGCGCTAACACTCCGTCCGAAAGTGTTGTGGAAAGGAGACCAAAAAATCCACCCACCACCAAATCGCTGAAGAGGATGTCTACAACAGCACCTGCTGGACAAGCCCCGGCAGGCGGCACCATATCACCCTCTGTCGGCACTGCTGTCCCGAGCGAAGTACAGCACCAGACAAGTGTCAATGCTCAGAACAGCTTTGGAAATGTGAGCAATCTCCAGGCTCGTCTCACTTGTGTGGCCACAAACAGTAACGTGGGTCAGGCATCGGAGCCACGCGGCAACACAGAGACCGACCCCACTGTTTTTTGTCTAATGCCCATTAAACCCATCGTATCTACCAGGCCAGACCCCACTGACCAGCAAATTGTGCGTGGCTTTAAAAGACAGGACCACTCTGAGGTGTCCAGAGTCATTCAAGATGCTCACAGTTCCTGCACAGTCGAAACTGCAAACCCCAGTAACACCCTTGCAGCTTCAGGAGCGCATGGCCAGTACAGCCAAATGGCTTATCTCACAAATGAATATCGAGGTCACCTTTCTTCTAAGACTTTTGCTGGTTACACGACACCAGGCAACCCACCTGCTTACACTCTGGGTTTATATCAACAAAAAGGGTACGCCGCAAATGGGCTCTACACGGGTCAGTTATACCAAGAGCAGGAAGCAAGACTACGTTTGCAGTCATTTGGACACAGTTTAGCAACCCCAACTCCTCCAGGATGGCAGAGCCAGgaaatgcagcagcaacagcttcaacaacagcaacagcaacagcatctaaaacagcaggagcagcagctacAACAGCAACTGCAACTGCAACGGCAgcaacagcaggagcagcagctacaacagcaacagcagctgcaacagcagcaacggcagcaacagcagcaacggcagcaacagcagctacaacagcagcagctacaacagcagcagcatcagcagtaCTTCTCATGGACAAGTGCCACCATGGCTGCTCCACATGGCAGAGTGACCAATGATGGTGTCTACGCAGGAGCTGCTCCATTTAGCGTTCCAGGCAACAATTCCCAGATGCCAAACAACCTAAACGGATACAGCACCAACAGAGCTGTTCCAACGCAGACCAGCAACAACATAACACAAAACGCTTACCAGGTTTACATTAGACCGCCAACCTTTTACAATCCTCCTTACAGTCAACAGTGA